GAGCAAAAAATAGGATGACTAATCCTGCCGAAAAGGGAAACCGGGCCAGTCGTTCAGCCACATGGCCCGCGACATGGTGCCATACGGGATCGATGGGTTGTAGCAGGCGAGGGGAGAGTTTGCCTTCGACGACTTCTCGCTCGAAGTCCCAAATCACCCAGACGATCGTGAATTGTCGAACGATGAAGACAGAGATGAAGTAGCGGGCAAAGTCTAGGGCTGTGAGTGAGAATTGCCCCTCTGTGGCTGCTTGAGACCAGACTCCCATCATGATAAGGGGGAGTGAATTGGCTAATACCCATAGCAGCAACTCTGCTCGGTATTCCAACATATAAGCGTAATAGACGGTCAAGAAAGTCGTGATTTTCCGGAGAACAGCACTCATGTGACTTTGCCCGATTGAAAGACTCGCCGAATAATTTCTTCAATGGGTGGGTCTGTGATAGTTAAGTCGAGTACCTGAAGATTGGCCAATATTTTCGAGACGGTGTGGGTAAGGGTTTCCCGAAGGACTAGTAGGCGAATTTCTCGTCCAGCGATCTCTTCGACTTCACCATATTGCCCTAAGGTGATTGGATCGGGCGTTTGCATGAGTTCTAATTTGACTTCCCGATAGGGAGCAAAGCGGTTCATTAACTGATTGAGGACGCCATCATAAATGAGTTGACCTTGATGAATTAAGAGAACGCGATCGCACAGGGCCGTAATATCTGCCATATAGTGGCTGGTCAGCAAAATCGTAGCACCGTAGCGTTGGTTGTATTCCCGCAGAAACTCACGAACGCTGACTTGAGCATTGACATCTAGACCTAGGGTGGGCTCATCAAGAAAGAGAACCTGGGGGCGATGTAAGAGGGCAGCCAGTAGCTCTGCTTTCATCCGCTCCCCCAGGGAAAGTTTGCGCACGGGTTGAGTGAGCTTCCCCCCTAAAGACAGCATCTCCGAGAGTTCATCCACCCGATACTGAAACTCATGGGGGCTGATTTTATAAACTGCTGCGTTGATCCGCAAAGAATCTAAAGCCGGCAAGTCCCACAGTAGTTGCTGCTTTTGCCCCATGACTAAGGTGATCTTTTCTAGGAAGGCAGAGCTGCGTCGGAACGGAATTTGGCCTGCGACTTGTACCTGCCCCCCCGAAGGATGAATCAAACCGGTCAACATTTTTAAGGTTGTGGTTTTGCCTGCACCATTCGGACCTAAAAAGCCAACAACCTCTCCGGGTTCAATCTTAAAGGTGACGGACTGCACCGCTTTGACGAGGCGATGTTGTCGCTGAAAAAAGTGAGATAGAGTGCCTTTGAATCCGGGTTGCTTAATGGCAACTGGATAAACTTTATCAAGATGGTCGCAAGTGATGATGGTCATACCCTTACTGTAGACAAGAAATGCCTGAGTGGCTAAGTAGGGAAAGACTTCTGTTTCGATGCAGGGTCAGCAAGAATTTGTAATATGGTTTGCTGTACCAGGGGATTATTCAACATTTGAATATGGTTGACAGGTAGGATTACGGAGCGACTGCAATCGTCCAGCTGCATTTCCTTTATGGTGAGAATGCCATCATTCACTTCGTTGCCAAAAAAGCTCCAAGTCCCTCGGGGGCCATTCGTCCCCGCAATAATAATATGAGGAATGGCTAAATTAGGGAGTTGCTGGTAAAAGCTGGGGTCCGCTAAATTCTGCAAACATTCTCCTGCTAATGGCGATAAGAGACTCAATCGCTGGGCCAACTGAGCGATACGGGGAGACTGATTGGGCGGTCCCAACAAAATAACTGGGTGGGGTTTGAATGAAGAATGAGGTGCAATGGCAGACCGCACTAACACTGCCCCCATGGAATGGGCAATGATGCCATAGCGGTCTGGTTCTAGCTCTTCTAAACGTTGCTGCAAACGCTCAATAATTTGAGTATAAGATTCGATTTGGGATGAATAGCCAAACAACTCGGTGCGATATCCCGCTTGTTGTAAGTATTGAGATAACCCAAATACAGACAGGGGAGAGCGTCCCAGGCCATGAATTAGCAGTACTTTCATTACTAAATAACGTTCACTGGGAATCGCCCCTATCCATAGGCTTAAAACTTAGCCTAAATCACAGATTTATTCATGAACAAGGGGGACAGGATAGCCATGCTCTTCGATAATCTTATCCCGCTCGGCAGCTTTCAAATCTTCTGCCATCATTTCCTGGACTAATTCTGCAAAGCTAACTTTGGGGACCCATTGGAGTTTCTCCTTCGCTTTCTCAGGACTACCCAGTAAGGTTTCTACTTCTGTGGGGCGATAATAACGCGGATCTACCGCAACAATACAATTCCCTTCTTGGTCATAGCCTTTTTCATCGATGCCTTCCCCTTCCCAGCGAATTTCAATGCCGACTTCTTTGCAGGCAATCGAGACAAAATGGCGGACGCTGTATTGTTGACCGGTGGCAATGACAAAATCTTCGGGTTGGTCTTGCTGGAGCATTAACCATTGCATCTCTACATAGTCCCTGGCATGACCCCAATCTCTTAAGGAGTCCATATTTCCTAAGTACAGACATTTTTGTTTGCCCAGGTAAATCCGTGCGATCGCACGTGTGATCTTCCGGGTTACAAAGGTTTCACCCCGGAGTGGAGATTCATGGTTAAACAAAATTCCATTACAGGCATACATGCCATAGGCTTCGCGATAATTAACCGTAATCCAATAGGCATAGAGTTTGGCAACGGCATAAGGAGAGCGGGGGTAAAAGGGGGTTGTTTCTGTTTGAGGCACCTCTTGTACCAAGCCATATAGCTCAGATGTGGAGGCTTGATAAAATTTGGTTTTTTTCTCCAACCCTAGGATGCGAATGGCTTCCAAAAATCTCAAGGTACCAAGACCATCGACATTGGCGGTATACTCAGGAGTCTCAAATGAGACCGCCACATGGCTTTGGGCAGCTAAGTTATAAATCTCGTCTGGTTGGACTTGTTGCACAATTCGAATGAGATTGGTCGAATCAGTTAAGTCGCCGTAGTGCAGGAAAAAGCGTCGCTCTTTCTCGTGGGGGTCTTGATATAAGTGATCAATTCGATCGGTATTGAAGAGAGAAGCGCGTCTTTTAATCCCATGAACGTGATAGCCTTTGGCCAATAATAGCTCTGCCAAATAAGCTCCATCTTGACCCGTAATACCGGTAATGAGGGCGACTTTTGCCATGAAATTTGTCCTATGTGTGATTCAACTGTGCTGCTAATACAAGTGAATGGTTTTGATCCTATTGCCAAATGGTTCAGGGATTGAGTGTATGCGGTCAATAGGTATTCTGGAGAACAGTGTTTTTGTAATAATGCTGCAAAATTTGTTGGTAGGTATTCCCTCGCTGGGCAAGGGCCAAAGCGCCCCACTGGCTCATCCCTAACCCATGACCATGGCCGCGTCCGCTAATGGTGAAGCCGGGGGGCTTACTGGGCAAAGTTTGAGCTTGACTCGCCACTAGATCAGATTGGGGGACAACCTGAAATAAGGTACTTTTCAATTTCAGGGTTCGGCGAAATTCACGCCCTTTCATCAATTTTGTCCCCTGTTCTCCAACAATTTTGATGTGTTTGACACGGCCATGGGCCGTAGCTCCTTGAGGGGTCATAGAAAGAATATTACCCAGTCCGGAGAGTTTTTGCTGCAGCTGTGCTTGAGAAAAGTTCACAGACCATTGAAAGTTAGGCGCTTCTTGGTCAAAATCAGGAACGCCTCTCAAATAGGGGATAACGCCGCTGAATACTTGCTCGGAGTTTTCTGTATGGCCACCAGAATTTGCATGGAACAAGGCTTCAACAATATTGCCTTGATAGGTCAACACTTGCCCCGCCGTGGTTCGAACCGCTGATCGAGTGCTTTCTGCTTCACCATCGATACCGCCATAAACCTGATCTTTGGTGGTATTGACCAAGTCGTAGAGGGGGTTTTTTTGTTTGCCTTTTCGATATAGGGCAAAGGAACGGGCCGCTACGGATTGAGCCTTTAATGCTTCTTGGGGCCACGTTCTAGGCATTTCTTTGCCAATGACCCCTGCTAGATAGTCTTCCAAATCCACTTCATTAATCACTGATATGCCTTGGGCGGTCGTGATTAATCGAACTTGACCTCGATACCATCGATCTTTGATGTAAACAAAACCATCTTCGGAGGGTTCGATGGAAAGTTGCCATCCTTTTTTGCCAAAGAAGGTGACGGCTCCAGGCGTTGATTTAGCGAAGAAACCTTCTAAGGCCGGTAACGCTCCTACCGTTGTCCCTTGGCCATTGACGATGTTGGCGGAGGTGGAACTCCCAATAACTACATCTTCTTGTCCCTGTAATAGGGCGACACGTAACTCTAATGCGATCGCAGGACTCGCAACTAGAGACAACAGCAGGGATAAGCATCCCACAGGAAATGACAGATAGCGATGAAGTTTGAACTGTGATGCCGAAAGCATAGGCCAATGATGAACTGAGGAATTGAGCAATGTAACCAGGAATGGCACTGACAACGGAGTGTTTAATCCCCCTTTGCCCTCAAAGAAGTTTGACATCATACGAGTCTTAACCTGCATGATTTTATGACAGGCTGACGGGTAGGTAAAGTCAAAATATTTAGCTGCAAGGAGGAAAATACCTTCATTCATGACTGCCTACAGCAGGGAAAGTTGCCCTTTTGGTCACTATTCTCAAATTTTCGTTCAAATTATAGTTGCTAATGGATGACACCTAAAGTCTTTGGTCTTGGGCGTTGAGCAATCATAAAGGTTTAGCTTTTTCCCAACAACGTGAATAATGCCTCTCCTTTGCAGCTTTTTCAAGGTATGAACCCGTTAGAGAGAGGGTGAGTGGCCCAACCGCATTTGGGTTAACGGATGCCATGGGTGGCATGGAAATCACTTTGCACCTTTTTAGTGAGTCGTTGGGATATTTGTCGAACAATCTGTTGTAGCAACTTATCACCTGCCCCTTGAATCATTTTGCGAGGGAGACGGAGAATAAATTGAGGAAACACAATAGCAACGTCTAAAGCCAAGTCCCATTCCACAGAGGTTTGGGGGGTGGATGAATTGGCTTTAGCATCAGAGGTCTCGTTTAGATACATTGCAGCTTGAAAATCGACTTGATAGCAGTGATCAAACTTGTTCTGGACAGGGATAGTTGTAATCCGGTAAACCCCTTCCTCTTGAGGAAGGAGCTCTAAGCCAATTTGGGGCTCCACTTCAAACCCAAAGGAGCCATACCGCCCCAAGGAAAGAATATACCCATTACTGCCGACGGGCTCTACCTTCATGGGATGGGCACATCGACAGAACCAGCCTTGATGAGCATCCAAATAGGCCATTACCGTTGCTTTGTCAGCTTTAAGGTCCATTTGGCCTTTGAACTGATTCTTGAAATGGAGGGCTTGCGACAATCCAGTTTCAAGTTCGGGATTAGTGACAGAGACAAATTGTACAAATCTTGATGAAGATTCTGACTGACTTAAACATCCCGCTTCAGGACATGGAACAAGCTGCTTCTCGATATCTTGCTGCGTATTGGATGATTGCATCTGTCTACCTATGACTCCGTCTTCAAAACCCTCATTCTTTAGGATCGACCAATTCCATTTAAATTTCGACAGTCGTCGAAAAATTATTTTTTGGAATTTTAGTGTAGTTTCTGAAGAAGAAACATTCGAACCGGCGAGAGAGTCTAAATGCTTACTGGTTATCTTTTATTCTAAGAATCATTAAAGAATATGGTTCATACTCTAATCAGTGAGTTTGATCACCTTTCAACCCCAGGTTTCCAAAAAGTTGCAGGTATTTCTATCCCTGACGGGTATGACCTCAACTTGGCATAGGTAGATATGGGTAATATCGTATATAGTTTGTGTCCATCAATTAATCGTTTATTTTGCTTCTGAGCTGAGAAAAATCATGAATATCCGCCTGATTCGGTCCCAAGTCTCGACTTTAGCAATGCTGAGTGCTCTTACCTGCTTCGCATCACTTCCTGCAATGGCTCAGTCCTCGCCAACCAACGATCCCTTACAGGATTTTCAGCTAGAGGATTCAAATAGTGCCGAGGAGATATTCACTGATCGCGGCGGACCCGGATCCTTATTGAATCTATTGAATCGCTTACAGCAGGTGAATAGTCGTTCTGGTAGCGAGTTTGCCGAGGATCAATCTGCTAGTTTTGACTCAGCCGTTGATGCCTTTCGCAAAAAACAGCAGGAACAGTTAGGTTCACCTACCCAGTCTGCTCCTGAGACCAGTGGTACCGACATCGACATACCTTAAGGACTATTTCGAACCGAAATCTTTGTTCTATTTGCTGGGTATCTTGGGTAAATAGCTTTCTTTTTTGTCCTTTATTCCCCTTTCTCGCTTTTGGCTTACCTATCCTCTTTTTTGATGCTGGGCCCAGGTGTGCTGGCTGTTACGCCTGCAGCCCAAGTTGCGGTTAATCAACCGATTGTCCAGGTCGCTAGTGCCAGTATTAATCAGGGCAATCAGATTCAACTCAATGGTCGTACCTATCCAGTTGCTTGGACCCAATGGCAAGATTCGGCCCAATCCTCTCCATCCATAGGGATTAGCGATAGTGGTTTAAATCGCCGGTTTGGAGTGGACTTAACCAGCTCGAATGATTTTCGGCAGCAGCCTGTGCAATGGTTTACCCCTAAGCCCATTGCCTTAACGACTCGGTTTAGTGAAAACGGGACTTCTCGATATCTCGATGTTTCAGCTTTGGCCCGATCGGTTAACTGGCAGATTCAACCCCAGGGTAATGTCCTCAAAATTAAGTCTCCTCCCGCAAAGATTGGCAAGATAAGGGCGGGTCGACAGCAATGGGGACATCGTTTGGTAATTGACCTCGATCAGCCTACCCCCTGGCAAATGGAGCGGTTGACCAATAGTCGAAGCGGGAAAAAAGATCGCGAATTTGTCTTGGCCATTGATGCTACAGCTGCAGCCGGATTGGGTAAAGCTTGGAAATTTCCTGCGAAATCCGCGTTAAAGTCTTTGAAAATCACCCGAAAGCAGGGAAGAACGCTCTTAAGTGGTGTTATTAAAGGGACGATGCGTCCTCGGGTGTGGATGCTGACTAATCCCAATCGATTGGTCATTGATATTAAAGGTGGCGTTCCTGAACAACGCAGTATCCTATGGGCCCCGGGTATTCTTCGGCAAGAGCGAGTCATTGCCTTAGGCAACAAACAATATCCCGTCACTTGGTTAGCCTTAAATCCGCAGACACCAGGGTTGAAGCTTCAGCCCATTTGGGGGAATCGGAATGCTCTATTGGGGATTCATCCTCTCTTGTCGATGGCTAAAGGAACCCAGGTTGCAGCAGCCATTAACGCAGGGTTTTTTAATCGTAAAAATAAGACCCCCTTGGGAGCCATTCGTCAAAATGGTCAGTGGATTTCGAGCCCCATTTTAAATCGAGGTGTGGTGGCTTGGAATCCGCAGGGGCAGTTCCAAATGGGACGCATTAACCTACAGCAAGTCCTGAGTACGTCTTCTGGTAAGCGATTATCGATTGTGTCTCTTGACAGTGGCTATCCCCAAAAAGGAATTGCTCGATATACGCCGACTTGGGGCCCCACTTATACGCCTATTCTCAAAACTGAAAAAATTATTACTGTTGTTAATAATCAGGTCGTTTCGGAAAAAGTCAGTACGAGCGCCAAATCTTTTGCGATTCCTAAAAACGGCTATTTGCTAGTACAGAGGTCCTTTGAGGTCGGTGGAGCCTTGGCTTCTGGAACTCAGCTTCAGATCCAAACTGCCACTACACCTGCGAGCTTTAATGCCTTTCCCAATATTGTGGGTGCTGGACCTTTGTTGGTGAGTAATAGTCAAGTGGTGTTGAATGCCAAGGCTGAAAAATTCCGCCCTCCTTTTGATACTCAATCTGCGCCTCGGAGTGGGATTGGGCAAACGGCAGATGGCACGATTTTGTTGGCAGCGGTTCATAACCGAGTCGGTGGTCCTGGCCCAACCTTGAAGGAATGGGCCTTGATCATGCAGCGGCTGGGATCTGTCAATGCTTTAAATCTAGATGGAGGAAGTTCGACCAGTTTGTATCTAGGGGGTCAACTTCTGGATCGCCACCCAGTGACGGCAGCTCGGGTTCAAAATGGTATTGGGGTGTTTTGGCAGCCTAATGCAAAGTAATTTGCTGAACCTAGGTTCTTGAGTTAGATTGTTCAAGGTTGACAATCTGTCAACGAGTTTGTTCTTAATCTAGAGTGCATTAAGAATAAAACCTGTAAGCGAATGTTTTTGACACTTCTCTTTTTTGAGCTGATTGTGAATAACTGTTTGTTTATATAAATTGACCTTTGTTCGTGACAAAGATCACCTAAAAAAAATCCTCTGGTTGCTTAAATCATAATGTTATGCATTGAATGCCCAAGTGCATTCGATCAATTTAGTTCTAGACGATTGGGGATTTTGGCATGGCCCTGTCCTGATTAAGCAATTGTCTACTCATGTCAATTAAAAAACCCTATTGAGGTAAGTAGGAACCGTGGTCCAAACTCAACCATCCAACCTTTTAGCAGCACCTGTGCCTGCTCACCAAGGTGTTGCTGCAACTGAGCTGCGTCCTTGGGGATCTTTTACCATTTTGGAAGAAGGCCAAGGCTATAAGATCAAGCGAATTGAGGTTAAGCCTGGGCACCGTTTGAGTTTGCAGATGCATCATCACCGAAGTGAGCATTGGATTGTCATTGCCGGTATCGCTAAAGTTGTGCGAGGCGAGGAAGATTTGATGCTGAGCGCCAATGAGTCTACTTATGTGCCTCGGTTTACCCAACACCGGCTGGAGAACCCTGGCATGGTGCCTTTGGTTTTGATTGAGGTTCAAAACGGCGAGTATTTAGGCGAAGATGATATTGTGCGCTTTGATGATGATTACGCACGATAGTCATTAGCGATGGGAATACACAGCTCAACATGATTCAACTCAGCCCTACTGCCATTGGTGAATTAAAACGCCTTCAAAAGAAGCATTTACCTACTGGCCAGCTCCGTATTGTTGTTGATGCCAGTGGCTGTAAAGGGTTGGCCTATCAAATGCAGTTTGCTGAATCACCCCAACTAGACGATCAAGTGTTTGATTGTGAGGATATTCAGGTGGTTGTTGAAAAGGCAAGCATGAAATACCTCTCCGGTTTAACCCTGGACTATACCGAGGATTTGATGGGTGGAGGGTTTCGCTTTTACAACCCCAATGCGGTTGAAACCTGTAGCTGCGGACATTCCTTTGCCATTGCCAGCCCTTAGAAAAATACAGCTGAATATTGTGTCTTTCCCTCGCAACGAGAGTGTTGCGAGGGAAAGTTTTAGGTTTATTCAGGGGTTGCTGGTGCTGGATTGGGGGAGGGGTTGGGACTCGTGCTAGGAGGCTGTGAATTTGGATTGGGAGGCGCTTCTGCCGTTTCTTTGGCCGCAGCTTTAATTTGGTCTTTGTATTGGCCAGGGGCTAACTTCTCGGCTGAGTTAAAGAGAATGCCTGCTTCTTTGGTTTTTCCTTGTTCTCTAGAGAGAATGGCTTTGGCAAAAACTGGGCGAAAATCGTTAGGGTCTTTGGCAATAAGTTTGTCGTAGACTCCAACGGCCTGATCGAACTGCTTTTGCGTGGCATAGACTTGCCCGAGCAAAAGCTGGACAGCACTTTCATTAATGCTGTTGGGCTTTACTTGATTCGCTTGTGGAGCGTTTTTAAGGGTGGTCTGCAGGAGTTCTGTGGCGGCTGAGGGGCGTTGTTGTTCTACCAATAGGCTCACAAAACCTTGGAGGGCATCCATATTGCCGGGTTCGGTGACTAAGATACTGCGATAGGTTTGAGCTGCACTTTCCCTTTTACCTGTTTTCTGCAGGGTTTGGGCGAGAAGAACTTGATATTGAGTTTGTTCTGGATTCAACTCAATTAGTTTTTCTAAGGGGTCAAGCAGATCTTTTTCGGTTTTTAGGCCGATTTTAATCATTTGACTCCGGGCTTCGGCTAAACCGCGCAGAGCATCTGGATTGTCTGGTTCTTTTTCTAAGATTTGTAAGTAGCCGTTTTCGAGGTCTTGCAGGTTCTTTTTCTCGATGTCTGAAACGACGGGTGGCGTTGGAGTTGTGCCTGGGGTCGGAACAGTGGGTGAGGGAGAAGGGCGGGAGCTAAGGATACTGTCGAAAATCGAGCCGAAAGAAAACCCGACTAAGGCGACGACGGCAACAACGACAAAAACCCAAATGAACCAACGGTTAGACTTTTTTTGCACGGGTAGTGGTTGAACTCTCTAGCTATTATTAGGGATAGTGCTCGTAATGCAGCTTATCTCAAAGTACGAAGTTTCGGAGCAGAAAGACGTACTCTAAAGATTTCTCGTAGATTTCTGAGCATGCGTTAGGAATTTTATGCAGCGATTTGCTGGACATAAAGGCTATGGGTGATCGGCATTTAGTTCTAGTGACCGGGCCAGCTCGTTCCGGTAAGAGTGAATGGGCTGAAAACCTGGCGAGTCAGTCTAATTTGTTGGTAATATATGTGGCTACGGCGGCTGACTATCCTGAAGATCAGGAATGGCAGGCTCGCATCCAAGCCCATCAGCAGCGCCGTCCTGCCGATTGGCAAACGATACATGCACCGATTGATTTGGCTGAGATCATTCAATCACAACCTGGGTCGGTGTGTTTACTGATTGACTCCTTAGGCACTTGGCTGACCAATGTTTTGGACCAGGATGCTGCACTGTGGGCAGATACTTTGCAGAAATTGTTGAAAGCTTTGGTGCAGGCTGAGGGCCAAGTTATTGTTGTCGGCGAGGAGACGGGTTGGAGTGTGGTGCCAGCGTATCCTTTGGGGAGACTATTTCGCGATCGCATGGGGGAATTGCTGCGCCAGATTGGGGCGATCTCAGATCAAGTCTACTTAGTGTCGGCAGGTTATGCCCTAAATCTTAAAGCTTTAGGGACTTATGTTGCTCCTATGGTGCCACCTGACCATCTCAAAAGAGATTGACCGTAAGGTGTTGAAGTGTTTTTAGATCTGTCTCGGGACCGATGTCGCTACCCTAAAATTTGAGTTAGAGTCACCCTATCAGTGTGAGACCCAAAGAGCGTTTAAGCATTATGGCTTCCCAACAACAAGTTAAAGATTATTTAGCCTCTTGGTTGCAGCTTGGTAAACCGATCCGGGTGGGTCTACAACAAGAACCCCACTCTATTTCACGAGTCGTTCTGGGTGAGCACTATAGTCCTGAGTTCGAATCTCTTTGGCGATATATCCAAAGCACTGAATCTGGAGAGTGCTGTTTGGATGGTGTTGTGCCCACGGTAGAAGATCTATTGACGGATCAATGGGAAATTACGGATTGTTCCCGCTGTCAGATGCCCGTGAGTTTGCCAGTTGCAGGCATCGCATCCCCAGAATGTCCTTGTCATGACTTATCGAACTGGCCTAATAATGAGCTGCCCCAGCCCCGGACGCCGGTTGATAGTGCCGGGCATCTACGATCCATTTATCATCGATTAACCCATACCTCTTCAGACTAGGGCTTTGGTCGATAGGATTCTGACAGCACTCCTTGGCAATATGGAATGTCAATAGGGGTTGTTTTCGGTAAATTCAGACTCTTCGAACTCGGTATATCGTCTACGGCGGGATAGTCGTTTGGACCAGAGCGGGGTTGCGATCGCACCTGCCAATACGCCCATCCCAGTGGCAAACCCCAATACAATCCCCACGGGGATGGGGACAGAGCGCCAGGCTAAAAAGTGGACGGAAACCGCTGTAGCATTTTGAACAGACAAAATTGCTGCAATAGCGATACCTAAACTAAAGAGCAGGGATAACAGCAGATGCATGGTGATGAGCTTTGATGGGACTAATGTGTTCAGGGGATGGGACAACCCAGACAGATTAAGAAATTGCGTTTTATGGACAGAGTTGAGAAAAATGGGGTTTCCATAGTACAAGTGCATTGTAGCCTGACACCTTTTCGTGGGGGTTGGGCAGAATTGGATTGCCCCCTTCCTATACCCCATTGATTTCGCCAGATCTGAAGGAACCTCACTCATGTCCAACCAATTAAACCTACTCTCATCCGGTAAAGTCATCGCGACCGCTTTGCATACCGAGATGGAGCAGTCCTACTTGGAATATGCCATGAGCGTCATTGTTGGGCGAGCGTTGCCCGACGTCCGGGATGGATTAAAACCTGTGCATCGGCGGATTCTCTATGCCATGCATGAGCTAGGATTGACGCCAGATCGCCCCTATCGTAAATGTGCCAGAGTCGTAGGCGATGTGCTGGGTAAATACCATCCCCACGGGGATCAGGCAGTTTATGATGCCTTGGTTCGGCTGGTTCAAGATTTTTCGAGTCGGTATCCCTTGCTGGCGGGGCATGGCAACTTTGGGTCCGTGGATAACGATCCACCTGCAGCCATGCGATATACGGAAACCCGCTTGTCTCCCATTGGCAATCAGTCCCTGTTGGAGGAAATTGGCGAATCCACCGTTGAATTTGCCGCCAACTTTGATAACTCCCAGCAAGAACCCACGGTCTTACCGGCTCAACTCCCCACCCTCCTCCTCAACGGCTGTTCTGGGATTGCCGTGGGAATGGCCACCAATATTCCCCCTCACAATTTGAGTGAGATTGTTGATGCTCTGGTGGCATTGATTGATTCCCCAGAAATGACCTTAGAAAAATTGATGACCTTGGTGCCTGGGCCAGACTTTCCCACTGGGGGAGAGATTGTTGGCAAACAGGGGATTATTGATGCCTACACCAATGGTCGAGGAAGCATCACCGTCCGGGCTGTGACCTCCATTGAGGAAGTCCAACCGGGACGAGGGCGTCATCGCCGTCCCGTGATTATTGTGACGGAACTGCCCTATCAGGTCAATAAGGCAGGCTGTATTGAAAAAATTGCCAGCTTAATTAACCAAGGCCGGATTGAGGGAATTGCAGATCTGCGCGATGAAAGCGATCGGGAAGGGATGCGAATTGTCATTGAGCTGAAGCGAGAAGCTCAACCTCCAGTTGTTTTGGAGCAGCTGTATCGGCTTACCCCTCTGCAGTCGAATTTTGGGGTGATTATGTTGGCTTTAGTCAATGGAGTGCCCCTGCAACTGTCCTTGAAAGAGGTATTGCAAGAATTTCTCGATTTCCGAGAGCAGACGGTCACCCGCCGCTATCAAAATCAGTTAGAGCAAGCTCAAAGTCGTCAACATTTAGTCGAGGGGCTTATTAATGCTCTCGATCGTTTGGATGACTTGATCGAGATTCTTCGCCATGCCCCGGATGGAACGACGGCAAAAGTTGAACTCAAATCTCAATTCAAATTGAGTGACAGTCAGGCCGATGCGATCTTAGCAATGCCGATGCGGCGACTGACGGGGTTAGAGCAACAAAACCTCCGACAAGAATTTGATGATCTGGCCCAAGAAATCGGCGATTTGGAGCGGTTACTGGGAAATCGTCATGAACTTCTAAAAGCCTTGAAGAAAGATCTGCGAGCCCTGAAAAAGCAATATAGCGATCCGCGACGGACCGTTATCTTGGGGGCTGCAGCTAAAACCGAGATATTAGCAGCACCGGTCAGTGACGAACCCGTCGTTGTAGAGCTGAACCAGCGGGGGTATGTTCGCTGCTTACGAGTTTCGAAGCGTAAAAGTGGATCTGCTGAATTACCAGGGGAGTTAGCCGAATTCTCGACAGATCTGACTGTTTTTCGGCAAACAGCTGAATTAACAACAGATCTGCTGTTGTTTACGGGCAGTGGGAAAGCCTTGGGGGTGAGTTTGAAATCCATCCCATTTACATCCAGCAAAGGCAAGGGTAAACCTTTAGTCACTCTATTACCCGATTCGGGACGCGATGATGAAATTATTGCCCGTTTTCTCAGCACCGAAATTTCAGATACCAGTCAGCTTATTCTGCTGTCTCAGCAG
The Acaryochloris marina S15 genome window above contains:
- a CDS encoding ATP-binding cassette domain-containing protein, giving the protein MTIITCDHLDKVYPVAIKQPGFKGTLSHFFQRQHRLVKAVQSVTFKIEPGEVVGFLGPNGAGKTTTLKMLTGLIHPSGGQVQVAGQIPFRRSSAFLEKITLVMGQKQQLLWDLPALDSLRINAAVYKISPHEFQYRVDELSEMLSLGGKLTQPVRKLSLGERMKAELLAALLHRPQVLFLDEPTLGLDVNAQVSVREFLREYNQRYGATILLTSHYMADITALCDRVLLIHQGQLIYDGVLNQLMNRFAPYREVKLELMQTPDPITLGQYGEVEEIAGREIRLLVLRETLTHTVSKILANLQVLDLTITDPPIEEIIRRVFQSGKVT
- a CDS encoding triacylglycerol lipase; amino-acid sequence: MKVLLIHGLGRSPLSVFGLSQYLQQAGYRTELFGYSSQIESYTQIIERLQQRLEELEPDRYGIIAHSMGAVLVRSAIAPHSSFKPHPVILLGPPNQSPRIAQLAQRLSLLSPLAGECLQNLADPSFYQQLPNLAIPHIIIAGTNGPRGTWSFFGNEVNDGILTIKEMQLDDCSRSVILPVNHIQMLNNPLVQQTILQILADPASKQKSFPT
- the gmd gene encoding GDP-mannose 4,6-dehydratase, which translates into the protein MAKVALITGITGQDGAYLAELLLAKGYHVHGIKRRASLFNTDRIDHLYQDPHEKERRFFLHYGDLTDSTNLIRIVQQVQPDEIYNLAAQSHVAVSFETPEYTANVDGLGTLRFLEAIRILGLEKKTKFYQASTSELYGLVQEVPQTETTPFYPRSPYAVAKLYAYWITVNYREAYGMYACNGILFNHESPLRGETFVTRKITRAIARIYLGKQKCLYLGNMDSLRDWGHARDYVEMQWLMLQQDQPEDFVIATGQQYSVRHFVSIACKEVGIEIRWEGEGIDEKGYDQEGNCIVAVDPRYYRPTEVETLLGSPEKAKEKLQWVPKVSFAELVQEMMAEDLKAAERDKIIEEHGYPVPLVHE
- a CDS encoding SpoIID/LytB domain-containing protein, which encodes MLSASQFKLHRYLSFPVGCLSLLLSLVASPAIALELRVALLQGQEDVVIGSSTSANIVNGQGTTVGALPALEGFFAKSTPGAVTFFGKKGWQLSIEPSEDGFVYIKDRWYRGQVRLITTAQGISVINEVDLEDYLAGVIGKEMPRTWPQEALKAQSVAARSFALYRKGKQKNPLYDLVNTTKDQVYGGIDGEAESTRSAVRTTAGQVLTYQGNIVEALFHANSGGHTENSEQVFSGVIPYLRGVPDFDQEAPNFQWSVNFSQAQLQQKLSGLGNILSMTPQGATAHGRVKHIKIVGEQGTKLMKGREFRRTLKLKSTLFQVVPQSDLVASQAQTLPSKPPGFTISGRGHGHGLGMSQWGALALAQRGNTYQQILQHYYKNTVLQNTY
- a CDS encoding DUF1997 domain-containing protein yields the protein MQSSNTQQDIEKQLVPCPEAGCLSQSESSSRFVQFVSVTNPELETGLSQALHFKNQFKGQMDLKADKATVMAYLDAHQGWFCRCAHPMKVEPVGSNGYILSLGRYGSFGFEVEPQIGLELLPQEEGVYRITTIPVQNKFDHCYQVDFQAAMYLNETSDAKANSSTPQTSVEWDLALDVAIVFPQFILRLPRKMIQGAGDKLLQQIVRQISQRLTKKVQSDFHATHGIR